GCCTCGCGCGTTTCGATCATCGCGAACACGACGACCGTGTCGTTGGCGTGCGCGGGATAGTCGGAGCCGCCGTACAGAAGGCCACGTATCGGTCCGAAGCTGCGGGTGCCGCGCGGCGGATAGTGGGTGGCAGCCACCAGACGCTCCGCGTCCGCCCGGGTGTTGACCATCGGGCAGATCACCGCATAGGCGCCCGCGTCCAGCACTTTCATGAGAATGCCGGGCTCGTTCCATGGCACGCGCGCCATCGGCACCGTGTTCGTCGTCGATATGGCGGTGAACATGTCCACCGCCTTCTGGTAGTCGACCAGCCCGTGCTGCAGATCCACCGTCAGCGAGTCCCAGCCCTGGTGAGCCATGACCTCCGCCGAGAATGTGCTGGGGACGGCAAGCCAGCCGTTGACGACAGCGCCGCCGGCCTTCCAGATGGAACGAATTCGGTTCTCACGCATGTCTGGAACTCCTCCTTTGTGGTTTCATCTCTCGCTACCGTTTGTGATAAGACGTCTGACGACGTATGAGAGAGTTTAAGACTGTCGCGATTCGATTGCAAGAGAGATTTGCTAATTCTTTTTTTGCTTGTGCCTGCCGAGCCATACGCGCGACAAACGGACCGGAATGCGGTCGCGGAACCAAATGCGTCCTATCGGCATCAGACGTATTAAGATATGATCTGGAATGAGAGACCATCTGAGCGAATCATGAACGATCCGAAACAGCTCCCACTCCCCCGCAGGCGCAGCCGCAGTCTGGCCCAGGAGGTCATGGAAGACCTCACGACGCAGATTCGAAGCGGGACCTATGCGCCGGGTGAGCGGCTTCCCACGGAACCCGAACTGATGGCGCAGCAGGGGGTGAGCCGGACCGTCGTGCGCGAGGCAATGTCACGCCTGCAAGCTGCCGGGCTCGTGGAGACGCGCCATGGCGTCGGCACCTTCGTGCTGCCACCTGCGGCGGTGGAAGCGTCCGCACTGGACTTGGCGACCGTGCTCACCATTCGCGACGTTCTGGCGATGCTGGAGGTGCGCATCAGTGTCGAGACGGAGGCCGCCGCCCTGGCAGCGCAGCGGCGCACGGATGCGCAACTTGCAGCGATGCGGCGCGCGGTCGACGCGTTCGATGAGAGCGTGGCTGCCGGGCGCAGCGCCATCGACGAGGACTTCGACTTCCACCTGCAGATCGCGCTGGCGACGCAGAACAAGTACTTCGAGGAGTTCCATCGCCACATCGGCACGAGCACGATACCGCGTGCCCGCGTGGCGGCGGCCGAGCTATCGGCGGAGCCGACCCGCGACTATCTGCACCGGGTAAATCGCGAGCACGACTACATTCTCGCTGCCATCACTCTCCAGGACGCGGAAGGGGCACGCGCCGCCATGCGCATGCATCTCACGCACAGCCGCGAACGTCTGCGGCTGGCGAGCGAAGGCAAAGCCGACGCGCAGAACGAACCCGGTCAGCCGGGGCCCGGCGAGTCGTCGAGAGGCTAGCGCTGCTCACACTGGATTCGCGCGCGGCGATTTGCTACTTTTCCGCGGCGCTCATTGCCTGATCGGATCAACCACGCCATGCCGACGTTCGACATCGTTTCCGAAGTGGACAAGCAGGAAGTTCGCAACGCCGTCGACCAGACCAACAAGGAGGTCTCGACCCGCTTCGACTTCAAGGGCTCCGATGCGCGGGTCGAGCAGAGCGACTACGAGCTCACGGTCTTCGGTGACGACGAGTTTAAGCTCGGCCAGGTGCAGGACATCCTCGCCCAGAAGCTCGCCAAGCGCGGCGTCGACGTGCGCTGCCTGGAACGCGGCAAGGTCGAGAAGATCACCGGCAACAAGGTCAAGCAGGGCGTGAAGATCCGCGTGGGCGTTGAATCCGACCTCGCGAAGAAGGTCGTGCGGCTGCTCAAGGACAGCAAGCTCAAGGTGCAGGCGAGCATCCAGGGCGACGCCGTGCGCGTGTCCGGCGCGAAGAAGGACACGCTGCAGGACGCCATCGCGCTGGTCAGAAAATCCATCACCGACTTCCCGCTGCAGTACCAGAACTTTCGCGACTGAAGCGGCCCGCACCGCGACCGCGGCCCGCGGGGGCGGCGGCTATGTTGTGGTCTGCCGAACGCCCAAGCCGGCAGCGAACGACGGCTGCGGTTGCCATGGTGCGACCCCAATGAGCGGGCAGGCGGCAGGAAGGCGCGAGAGTTTGTCGTGCAGAATCCGCGGCGAATACTGATCCAGATAATAGAGAATCGTCTCCGTTCGGATCTTCACGCTGCCCGTCGGCTTGGTGGCATCGAGATCGCCGAATTTGAAGTACAGCGTTCCGCTCGCCTCCACGATCCGCTGGGTCGGCGTGAAGGTCGGCTGATCGAGTCCGCATTCGTAGCTCGACAGGCGGATCACGCAAGTA
This region of Betaproteobacteria bacterium genomic DNA includes:
- a CDS encoding 2,4-dihydroxyhept-2-ene-1,7-dioic acid aldolase codes for the protein MRENRIRSIWKAGGAVVNGWLAVPSTFSAEVMAHQGWDSLTVDLQHGLVDYQKAVDMFTAISTTNTVPMARVPWNEPGILMKVLDAGAYAVICPMVNTRADAERLVAATHYPPRGTRSFGPIRGLLYGGSDYPAHANDTVVVFAMIETREA
- a CDS encoding FadR family transcriptional regulator → MNDPKQLPLPRRRSRSLAQEVMEDLTTQIRSGTYAPGERLPTEPELMAQQGVSRTVVREAMSRLQAAGLVETRHGVGTFVLPPAAVEASALDLATVLTIRDVLAMLEVRISVETEAAALAAQRRTDAQLAAMRRAVDAFDESVAAGRSAIDEDFDFHLQIALATQNKYFEEFHRHIGTSTIPRARVAAAELSAEPTRDYLHRVNREHDYILAAITLQDAEGARAAMRMHLTHSRERLRLASEGKADAQNEPGQPGPGESSRG
- a CDS encoding YajQ family cyclic di-GMP-binding protein encodes the protein MPTFDIVSEVDKQEVRNAVDQTNKEVSTRFDFKGSDARVEQSDYELTVFGDDEFKLGQVQDILAQKLAKRGVDVRCLERGKVEKITGNKVKQGVKIRVGVESDLAKKVVRLLKDSKLKVQASIQGDAVRVSGAKKDTLQDAIALVRKSITDFPLQYQNFRD